One Candidatus Poseidoniia archaeon genomic region harbors:
- a CDS encoding UbiD family decarboxylase: MNLREFVDLLAESGRLRTISRRVDPKYEVAALMAQAGDTPLLFTNVAGSRMEVVTNICASRELVALGLGCDPSEIMERIATAGDSQAEVPRAEATGYREVEPTLAGLPVLTHQHFDGGPYIASAIAAAHDGEHGLNLSYHRGMKLDDRRLVLRIVPRDLDAYRQRGLTEFAYCNGVSVPVLLGAATSFGIEMDEMSIANALGAAPLIEVGGHTVPQSELVMVCEFTGEMADEGPFLDLTETPDIVRSQPVVRLKRLFLRDDSLFHALLPGGPEHKVLMGMPREPTIFHAVSQVTDCVDVHITPGGSSWLHAVVAIRPHTPGDGRKAIEAAFAGHASLKHVWVVNDDVDVRDRDMVEWAFATRFQGDRDTVAFQSKGSSLDPSACVETHETCKQGFDCTIPDDRGAAHFARTPPAMDVKLEDYLD, encoded by the coding sequence ATGAACCTGCGCGAATTCGTTGACCTGCTCGCCGAGTCGGGGCGACTGCGAACTATCTCCCGCCGCGTGGACCCGAAGTACGAAGTCGCGGCGCTGATGGCGCAGGCGGGCGACACCCCGCTGCTATTCACCAACGTCGCCGGCAGCCGGATGGAGGTCGTGACCAACATCTGCGCTTCGCGCGAGCTGGTCGCGCTCGGGCTCGGCTGCGACCCTTCGGAAATCATGGAGCGCATCGCCACCGCAGGCGACTCGCAGGCGGAGGTGCCGCGCGCCGAGGCGACGGGCTACCGCGAGGTCGAGCCGACGCTGGCGGGGCTCCCTGTCCTGACGCACCAGCATTTCGACGGCGGCCCCTACATTGCGTCGGCAATCGCCGCCGCCCACGACGGGGAGCACGGGCTCAACCTGAGCTACCACCGCGGGATGAAGCTGGACGACCGGCGGCTGGTGCTGCGCATCGTGCCGCGCGACCTTGACGCCTACCGCCAGCGCGGCCTGACTGAGTTCGCCTATTGCAACGGCGTCTCTGTTCCCGTACTGCTCGGCGCCGCGACCAGCTTCGGCATCGAGATGGACGAGATGTCCATCGCCAACGCGCTCGGCGCAGCCCCGCTCATCGAGGTCGGCGGGCACACAGTGCCGCAGTCGGAGCTGGTGATGGTGTGCGAATTTACGGGAGAAATGGCCGACGAGGGGCCGTTCCTTGACCTTACGGAAACGCCGGACATCGTCCGCAGCCAGCCGGTGGTGCGGCTGAAGCGGCTCTTCCTGCGCGACGACTCGCTGTTCCACGCGCTCCTGCCGGGCGGCCCCGAGCACAAGGTGCTGATGGGGATGCCGCGCGAGCCGACCATCTTCCACGCCGTCTCGCAGGTGACGGACTGCGTCGACGTCCACATCACCCCCGGCGGCTCGTCGTGGCTGCACGCGGTCGTCGCCATCCGACCCCACACGCCGGGCGACGGCCGCAAGGCAATCGAGGCGGCGTTCGCCGGCCACGCGTCGCTGAAGCACGTTTGGGTGGTCAACGACGACGTCGATGTCCGCGACCGCGACATGGTCGAGTGGGCCTTCGCGACCCGCTTCCAGGGCGACCGCGACACGGTCGCGTTCCAGTCCAAGGGCTCGTCCCTTGACCCGTCGGCGTGCGTCGAGACACACGAGACCTGCAAGCAGGGGTTTGACTGCACCATCCCCGACGACCGCGGCGCGGCGCACTTCGCGCGCACCCCGCCGGCGATGGACGTGAAGCTCGAAGATTACCTTGACTGA
- the mvk gene encoding mevalonate kinase — MEFTAPGKVILFGEHAVVYGHPAIAVPLSGLRARAWVEPTRDGAGLVIHARDLGQRLTLGGDPAHQFSVAAQAVLARAGAPEPNATVNLESAIPSAAGMGSSAATSTAVCRALAAHLGAELSAGEVSGIVFQAERVVHGTPSGIDNTVVAHEEPVWFTSGEPPRPFRSPARCHLVLGNTGITASTGELVAGVRKRHDAEPRRYDGYFAAIGALVGDARAALESGALAQVGELMDANHELLNSIGVGHPELDALVAIARDAGALGAKLTGKGGGGNMVALTEGADGQAAVAQALTEAGYTAYETAFGGAT; from the coding sequence ATGGAGTTCACCGCCCCGGGCAAGGTCATCCTGTTCGGCGAGCACGCCGTGGTTTACGGCCATCCGGCCATCGCGGTGCCGCTCTCCGGGCTGCGCGCGCGGGCGTGGGTCGAGCCGACGCGCGACGGCGCGGGGCTCGTAATCCACGCGCGCGATTTAGGGCAGCGGCTGACGCTGGGCGGCGACCCGGCGCACCAGTTCTCGGTCGCGGCGCAGGCGGTGCTGGCGCGCGCCGGCGCCCCGGAGCCGAACGCGACGGTCAATCTCGAATCGGCCATCCCGTCGGCGGCCGGCATGGGCAGCAGCGCCGCCACTTCGACCGCGGTCTGTCGCGCGCTGGCGGCGCATCTCGGCGCGGAGCTGTCGGCCGGGGAGGTTTCCGGCATCGTCTTCCAGGCCGAGCGGGTGGTGCACGGCACCCCCAGCGGCATCGACAACACGGTGGTGGCGCACGAGGAGCCGGTCTGGTTCACCAGCGGCGAGCCGCCGCGGCCGTTCCGCTCGCCGGCGCGCTGCCATCTCGTGCTGGGGAATACCGGCATCACCGCGTCAACGGGGGAACTGGTCGCCGGCGTTCGCAAACGGCACGACGCGGAGCCACGGAGGTACGACGGCTACTTCGCGGCCATCGGCGCGCTCGTCGGGGACGCGCGCGCCGCGCTCGAAAGCGGAGCGCTGGCGCAGGTGGGCGAGCTGATGGACGCCAACCACGAGCTGCTCAACAGCATCGGCGTCGGCCATCCCGAACTCGATGCGCTGGTGGCGATTGCGCGCGATGCCGGGGCGCTCGGCGCGAAGCTGACCGGCAAGGGCGGCGGCGGCAACATGGTCGCGCTCACCGAAGGGGCGGACGGGCAGGCGGCGGTGGCGCAGGCGCTGACCGAAGCCGGTTATACGGCATACGAGACTGCCTTCGGCGGAGCGACATGA
- a CDS encoding aconitase X: MKLTPDQQAMLAGDRGAAKQMAMRLLVDLGTAAGAPRLVPVVAAHVSGVSPLTGGHGLITFLERLGDDARVAVETTLNAAGCDSRCWREMGATTDYVERQQRILDAYAAFGVRMTLSCTPYEATAAPLPDGVGAWAESNAVCYANSYTGLRTNRDSGLSALAAAICGCTPDYGLLRDEHRAANLLVEVECELAEPVDFSVLGDWVGKQLSPGLTLPWGPVPHFRGVGEASHESRKALSAAAANYGCALLYLDEPPAAEYRATLRFTAADLATRYAELAPRHAVDLVVIGCPQASPGEVRATAELVRGRSLPAGRLWVFTAARHWEALRDEVAAIEAAGGMVLRDTCPEVVHYDRGAVNHILTNSLKAEHYLQSGLNSMPTSVAPLADCIAHAADPALAGGGRAGASGGAPPRAAAHRSAKTVQASALTLAGHGIESQDAWAVEGEALVTDVPLTFLGFVNRKTGAVEEPGHPLDGESIAGRVLVFPRGSGSSVAPYVLLGLLYRDAGPLAVVNTALDQQTLPACSLLGVPYAHSFDADPCLALNSGDRVRLELRDGRVALEVLARRLKA; this comes from the coding sequence GTGAAGCTCACCCCCGACCAGCAGGCGATGCTCGCCGGCGACCGCGGCGCGGCGAAGCAGATGGCGATGCGGCTGCTGGTCGACCTGGGCACCGCCGCCGGGGCTCCGCGGCTGGTACCGGTGGTGGCGGCACACGTCTCGGGCGTCTCGCCGCTTACCGGCGGGCACGGACTGATTACCTTTCTGGAACGGCTCGGTGACGACGCGCGGGTGGCGGTCGAGACGACGCTCAACGCGGCCGGCTGCGACAGCCGCTGCTGGCGCGAGATGGGCGCCACCACCGACTACGTAGAGCGGCAGCAGCGCATCCTTGATGCCTACGCGGCGTTCGGAGTGCGGATGACGCTCTCCTGCACACCCTACGAAGCGACCGCCGCGCCGCTTCCCGACGGGGTCGGCGCGTGGGCCGAGTCGAACGCGGTCTGCTACGCCAACTCGTATACGGGTTTGCGGACCAACCGCGACTCGGGGCTGTCGGCGCTGGCGGCGGCCATCTGCGGCTGCACGCCGGATTACGGGCTGCTGCGCGACGAGCATCGCGCCGCGAACCTGCTGGTCGAGGTCGAGTGCGAACTGGCGGAGCCGGTCGATTTCTCGGTGCTGGGCGACTGGGTCGGCAAGCAACTCTCCCCGGGGCTGACGCTGCCGTGGGGGCCGGTACCGCACTTCCGCGGTGTCGGCGAGGCGAGCCACGAATCACGCAAGGCGCTCTCGGCGGCGGCGGCCAACTACGGCTGCGCGCTGCTCTATCTCGACGAGCCGCCCGCGGCGGAATACCGGGCGACGCTGCGCTTCACCGCCGCCGACCTCGCGACGCGCTACGCGGAACTGGCGCCGCGCCACGCCGTCGACCTCGTGGTTATCGGCTGCCCGCAGGCGTCGCCCGGCGAGGTGCGCGCGACGGCGGAGCTGGTGCGTGGGCGCAGCCTGCCGGCAGGGCGGTTGTGGGTCTTCACCGCCGCGCGCCACTGGGAAGCGCTGCGCGACGAGGTCGCCGCGATTGAGGCAGCGGGAGGCATGGTGCTGCGCGACACCTGCCCCGAGGTAGTGCACTACGACCGCGGCGCGGTCAACCACATCCTGACCAACTCGCTCAAGGCGGAACATTACCTGCAATCGGGCCTCAACAGCATGCCGACCTCGGTCGCGCCGCTCGCCGACTGCATCGCGCACGCCGCCGACCCGGCGCTGGCTGGCGGTGGCCGTGCAGGTGCTTCGGGCGGTGCGCCGCCGCGCGCGGCGGCGCACCGCTCCGCGAAAACGGTGCAGGCGAGCGCGCTTACGCTGGCCGGCCACGGCATCGAGTCGCAGGACGCGTGGGCGGTCGAGGGCGAAGCGCTCGTCACCGACGTGCCGCTCACATTCCTCGGCTTCGTCAATCGCAAGACCGGCGCGGTCGAGGAGCCGGGGCATCCGCTCGACGGCGAAAGCATCGCCGGCCGGGTGCTGGTATTCCCGCGTGGCAGCGGCTCGAGCGTCGCGCCCTATGTGCTGCTCGGCCTGCTCTACCGCGACGCCGGTCCCCTCGCCGTGGTCAACACGGCGCTCGACCAGCAGACGCTTCCCGCCTGCTCGCTGCTCGGCGTACCGTACGCGCACTCGTTCGACGCCGACCCCTGCCTCGCGCTCAACAGCGGCGACCGCGTGCGGCTCGAATTGCGCGACGGGCGCGTCGCGCTGGAAGTGCTCGCGCGCAGGCTCAAGGCTTAA